Genomic DNA from Patescibacteria group bacterium:
CCGATAAATCGCCGGCCCAAAAGATAGGCGGGCAAGTCCCTAAATACAATATGGGAACCAGCCTCGCCAAGTTTGGCTTGGCGGGCTAGGTGAAAGGAGAAAAGAGATGAAGACGCTATTTTTTAATCCAGTTGGGATATTCCTCATTGGTTTTGTCAAACAAGCCGTATTCAAAGTCCAGCAATTTTGCGGCATATAAAAATTCCGAGTAGAATAAATTTTTCTCCCAAATTTAGCTAAAAACACTTGACACACTCCCCAAATTAAGGAATAATATTCTCAATATGGTAATTCCGAAAATTTTTCCAATAACCAGGTTCATACTTAAACAAATAGAAGAAGATTTGTTTAAGGGCAAGATTGTAGTAATATATGGCCCTCGACAGGCTGGAAAGACCACGCTCGTTAGACAAATTCTGGAGGGGTTTTCCGGAAAATTTTCTTATTTTAACTGTGACGAGCCTGACATCAGACTGGCTTTTGCCGACAAAACCTCTTCCGAGTTGAAACAACTTATAGGTAATACGGATATTGTGGTTTTGGACGAGGCGCAGAGGGTAAAAAATATTGGTTTAACTCTAAAGCTCTTGGTTGATACCTATCCGAATTTGCAAGTTGTGGCAACGGGATCTTCTTCTTTTGAACTGGCCGACAAAATAGCCGAACCCCTTACGGGCAGGTCGTTTAAGTACACCCTTTTTCCGCTTTCCGAAATGGAAATAGTAGATCAAATTGGATTGTTGGAGGCAAAAAGAACTGTAGAGACAAGGTTGATGTTTGGCAGTTACCCAGAAATTTATATGGAACAGGATGTAGAAAAAAAGCAGCGGCTTTTAACTGCGTTGAAAAGTGATTATATGCTGGCGGACATCTTGAAGCATGAAAATATAAAAGGACCCGATGTGCTTTATAAAATATTGCAAGCTATTGCCCTCCAGATTGGCAAGGAAGTTTCATTGAACGAAATATCCTCGCTCGTAGGGGTTGATAAAAGCACTGTGGCGCGCTATATAGATATACTAGAAAAAGGTTTTATTGTTTTTAGATTGGGGGCGTTTAGCCGAAACTTGCGAAAAGAAATA
This window encodes:
- a CDS encoding ATP-binding protein, with protein sequence MVIPKIFPITRFILKQIEEDLFKGKIVVIYGPRQAGKTTLVRQILEGFSGKFSYFNCDEPDIRLAFADKTSSELKQLIGNTDIVVLDEAQRVKNIGLTLKLLVDTYPNLQVVATGSSSFELADKIAEPLTGRSFKYTLFPLSEMEIVDQIGLLEAKRTVETRLMFGSYPEIYMEQDVEKKQRLLTALKSDYMLADILKHENIKGPDVLYKILQAIALQIGKEVSLNEISSLVGVDKSTVARYIDILEKGFIVFRLGAFSRNLRKEISQKDKIFFYDVGLRNALINNFNPMGLRQDKGDIWENFVISERLKRNAYKRDSANMYFWRTYDQQELDLIEEKQGGTDGYEIKWKSDKFRYPKAFLDAYPNSETTLITRENYLDFVT